From the genome of Vicia villosa cultivar HV-30 ecotype Madison, WI linkage group LG2, Vvil1.0, whole genome shotgun sequence, one region includes:
- the LOC131646258 gene encoding F-box/kelch-repeat protein At3g23880-like, whose amino-acid sequence MGSEFLPLELIEEILCRLPVKELLQFRCVCKCWNSLICDPKFHEKHLTYSTTLAFHFINYFNPSSKFILTSYPIDTLFTNNNNNNNVTTTFTRLEYPQHYVKGYQYHLLTGLDYFVGSCHGILCLTNKYGTLLLLWNPSIRKYKELPLFQRPLNNSGRTDVDFGFGYDHVNHVYKVVAVLSYVSYDVTKTEVKVHTLGTDFWKSIHEFPFGCVSVAHSGQFVAGAINWLAYNRSHHSFIVSFDLEKESYQQILPPDNTTACRLGVWKDCMWLISGRDLWLMKEYGNKESWTKLFTISCDFSKVIDILDDDRVLLEYMDKMIVYNFTNHTFKFTDFEIVWPPQVSVESLIDITTY is encoded by the coding sequence ATGGGTtctgagtttcttccattggagtTGATTGAAGAGATCTTGTGTAGACTGCCCGTGAAAGAGTTGCTTCAATTCCGATGCGTATGCAAATGTTGGAATTCCTTAATCTGTGATCCCAAATTCCATGAAAAACATCTTACCTATTCCACCACTCTTGCCTTCCACTTCATAAACTACTTCAATCCCTCAAGCAAGTTTATTCTCACGTCTTATCCAATTGACACTCTtttcactaataataataataataataatgtcacCACTACCTTCACTCGACTTGAGTATCCTCAACACTATGTTAAAGGATATCAATATCATCTTCTCACCGGTTTAGATTACTTCGTTGGCTCTTGTCACGGAATCCTTTGTCTTACCAACAAATATGGAACTTTGCTTCTACTCTGGAACCCTTCCATTAGAAAATACAAGGAATTACCTCTTTTTCAACGCCCACTAAACAACTCTGGACGCACTGATGTAGATTTTGGTTTTGGTTATGATCATGTTAATCATGTTTACAAGGTGGTGGCTGTTTTAAGTTACGTCTCATATGATGTAACCAAAACTGAAGTCAAGGTTCATACTTTGGGTACTGATTTTTGGAAAAGTATTCATGAATTTCCTTTTGGTTGTGTTTCTGTTGCCCATTCTGGACAATTTGTGGCTGGCGCCATTAATTGGTTGGCCTATAATCGTTCTCATCATTcttttattgtttcttttgatttggAGAAAGAGTCTTATCAACAGATTTTGCCGCCAGATAACACAACTGCTTGTCGGTTGGGTGTCTGGAAGGATTGCATGTGGCTGATTTCTGGTCGTGATCTTTGGCTTATGAAAGAATATGGAAATAAAGAGTCTTGGACCAAATTGTTCACTATTTCGTGTGACTTTTCCAAAGTAATAGATATTTTGGATGATGACCGAGTGCTGTTAGAATACATGGACAAGATGATTGTTTACAATTTCACTAATCATACTTTTAAGTTTACTGACTTTGAGATTGTATGGCCTCCACAAGTCTCTGTTGAGAGTTTGATTGATATCACCACTTATTAA